The Cystobacter fuscus DSM 2262 genome includes a window with the following:
- a CDS encoding beta-ketoacyl synthase N-terminal-like domain-containing protein, which yields MRRVGIFGWGVVAPRSRNIESFEKNLATSDSWLSAFNGFGPNNFLVGNPDFDFAEYKPWVDARFPATRFAQLDKKMGMPTKMAIGSFIQALGQNPGLEQALQTLGPRAHVYVGTGLGDLPTIHDITLNLHRAQRRWDRFWAAPERNSALRHWLETREPLPGLPPEPTTVEENDRDVAEEAWWHFWAGQSPELREYLAEQKEIEGLGVESGNVEAAKLAVIKEKRTRNQRLQKKWGAPEPPWNAVPAEILWNIHNMPASQISIMGKLTGMSFAPVAACSSFGYGLKLALDAIHRGDAKAVVLGMTDPPPHPLVVGGFYNARVVSADGAVSKPLTQLRGTHVAGGSVVWILGDLEHFTAQGFKPLGMEPLSVGVTSDADHIITPSKEGPTVAIHEALRQAGLSPADMGSWDLHATATPGDYLEMETLRAVLPETVLVTARKGTFGHGMGAGGGWELTAQYLGYARGQVFPTPLSEGELNKEIGRVHGRYVFDAPVASPQGCAGKLSMGVGGINACVISRPWR from the coding sequence GTGCGCAGAGTCGGAATCTTTGGCTGGGGAGTGGTCGCGCCCCGGTCCCGGAATATCGAGTCCTTCGAGAAGAACCTCGCGACGTCGGACAGCTGGCTGTCCGCGTTCAACGGCTTCGGTCCCAACAACTTCCTGGTGGGCAACCCGGACTTCGACTTCGCCGAGTACAAGCCGTGGGTGGACGCGCGCTTTCCCGCCACGCGCTTCGCCCAGCTCGACAAGAAGATGGGCATGCCCACGAAGATGGCGATCGGCTCCTTCATCCAGGCGCTGGGGCAGAACCCCGGGCTGGAGCAGGCGCTGCAGACGCTGGGGCCTCGCGCCCACGTCTACGTGGGCACCGGGCTCGGCGACCTGCCCACCATCCATGACATCACCCTGAACCTGCACCGCGCCCAACGCCGCTGGGATCGCTTCTGGGCGGCGCCCGAGCGCAACTCCGCCCTGCGCCACTGGCTGGAGACGCGCGAGCCCCTGCCCGGCCTGCCGCCCGAGCCCACCACGGTGGAGGAGAACGACCGGGACGTGGCCGAGGAGGCATGGTGGCACTTCTGGGCGGGCCAGTCGCCCGAGCTGCGCGAGTACCTCGCCGAGCAGAAGGAGATCGAGGGTCTGGGCGTGGAGAGCGGCAACGTGGAGGCCGCCAAGCTCGCCGTCATCAAGGAGAAGCGCACGCGCAACCAGCGCCTGCAGAAGAAGTGGGGCGCGCCCGAGCCGCCGTGGAACGCGGTGCCGGCGGAGATTTTGTGGAACATCCACAACATGCCCGCCTCGCAGATCTCCATCATGGGCAAGCTCACCGGCATGTCGTTCGCGCCCGTGGCGGCCTGCTCCTCGTTCGGCTACGGCCTGAAGCTGGCGCTCGACGCCATCCACCGCGGTGACGCGAAGGCGGTGGTGCTGGGCATGACGGATCCGCCGCCGCATCCGCTCGTGGTGGGCGGCTTCTACAACGCTCGCGTGGTGAGCGCGGACGGCGCCGTGTCCAAGCCCCTCACGCAGCTGCGCGGCACGCACGTGGCCGGCGGCTCGGTGGTGTGGATCCTCGGGGACCTGGAGCACTTCACCGCCCAGGGCTTCAAGCCGCTGGGCATGGAGCCGCTGAGCGTGGGCGTCACCTCGGACGCCGACCACATCATCACCCCCTCGAAGGAAGGCCCCACCGTGGCCATCCACGAGGCCCTGCGCCAGGCGGGCTTGAGCCCCGCGGACATGGGCAGCTGGGATTTGCACGCCACCGCCACCCCAGGGGACTACCTGGAGATGGAGACGCTGCGCGCGGTGCTGCCCGAGACGGTGCTCGTCACCGCGCGCAAGGGCACCTTCGGCCACGGCATGGGCGCCGGAGGCGGCTGGGAGCTGACGGCCCAGTACCTCGGCTACGCGCGCGGCCAGGTGTTCCCCACGCCCCTGAGCGAGGGCGAGCTCAACAAGGAGATCGGCCGCGTGCACGGGCGGTACGTGTTCGACGCGCCCGTGGCCTCGCCCCAGGGCTGCGCCGGCAAGCTGTCCATGGGCGTGGGCGGCATCAACGCCTGCGTCATCTCCCGCCCCTGGCGTTGA
- a CDS encoding YkgJ family cysteine cluster protein, producing the protein MSLSTLCLHCGLCCDGTLFTHVPLQRAEAAPLRALGLPVKEREDGTQVLPQRCAALDGRHCTAYAARPEGCRRYHCQLFSALAEGEVSLPEALAVVDGAHALLAAQGAGRGPEVEAYLDRHFRGRHRR; encoded by the coding sequence ATGTCCCTGTCCACGCTCTGCCTGCACTGCGGTCTGTGCTGCGACGGCACGCTCTTCACCCACGTGCCGCTCCAGCGCGCCGAGGCCGCCCCGCTCCGGGCGCTCGGCCTGCCGGTGAAGGAGCGCGAGGACGGCACCCAGGTACTGCCCCAGCGCTGCGCGGCCCTGGACGGACGCCACTGCACCGCCTACGCCGCGCGCCCCGAGGGCTGCCGCCGCTACCACTGCCAGCTCTTCTCCGCGCTCGCCGAGGGCGAGGTGTCCCTGCCCGAGGCCCTCGCCGTGGTGGACGGGGCCCACGCCCTGCTCGCCGCCCAGGGCGCCGGGCGGGGCCCCGAGGTGGAGGCCTACCTCGACCGGCACTTCCGGGGCCGGCACCGCCGGTAG
- a CDS encoding sigma-70 family RNA polymerase sigma factor, with amino-acid sequence MANGRKKTAAAGSRSRAKRPAEASAPQESESVEPESVDPESLEPVLEELEEVEAEVEAVPVPPARALVRAGESAVTRADPLQSYMNEVHRHALLTREEEVSLARRFRDTGDVQAAYRLVASNLRLVVKLAHEYHRNPLSLLDLVQEGNIGLMQAVKKYDPERGVKLSSYAAWWIRAYILRYIMDNWKMVKLGTTEAQRKLFFKLRQEQEKLVAQGFEVTPKMLADRLNVTEQDVVEMDQRLGHDEVSLDAPVGGDDSTATRGDRMLPSSSQGAEERLGNEELRALFREKLQAFSKSLEGKERYIFEHRLISDEPLTLQDIGDKYGVSRERARQIEAALINRMREYMREHIPDFDLVAVPKS; translated from the coding sequence ATGGCGAATGGGCGGAAGAAAACGGCGGCGGCGGGTTCTCGGAGCCGGGCCAAACGGCCCGCCGAGGCCTCCGCGCCCCAGGAATCCGAGTCGGTGGAGCCGGAATCGGTCGATCCGGAGTCCCTCGAGCCCGTCCTCGAGGAGCTGGAGGAGGTGGAGGCCGAGGTCGAGGCGGTCCCCGTGCCTCCGGCGCGCGCCCTGGTGAGGGCGGGCGAGTCGGCGGTGACCCGGGCGGACCCCCTCCAGTCCTACATGAACGAGGTGCACCGCCACGCGCTGCTCACCCGGGAGGAGGAGGTGTCGCTCGCCCGGCGCTTCCGGGACACGGGGGACGTGCAGGCGGCGTACCGGCTGGTGGCGTCCAACCTGCGCCTGGTGGTGAAGCTGGCGCACGAGTACCACCGCAACCCCCTGTCCCTGCTGGACCTGGTGCAGGAGGGCAACATCGGGTTGATGCAGGCGGTCAAGAAGTACGATCCCGAACGGGGTGTGAAGCTCAGCTCGTACGCGGCGTGGTGGATCCGCGCGTACATCCTCCGTTACATCATGGACAACTGGAAGATGGTGAAGCTGGGGACGACGGAGGCCCAGCGAAAGCTCTTCTTCAAGCTGCGCCAGGAGCAGGAGAAGCTGGTGGCGCAGGGCTTCGAGGTGACGCCGAAGATGCTGGCGGACCGCCTCAACGTCACCGAGCAGGACGTGGTGGAGATGGACCAGCGGCTGGGGCACGACGAGGTGTCGCTGGACGCGCCCGTGGGCGGAGACGACTCGACGGCGACCCGGGGGGACCGGATGCTGCCGTCGTCCTCGCAAGGGGCGGAGGAGCGGCTGGGCAACGAGGAGCTGCGCGCCCTGTTCCGCGAGAAGCTCCAGGCGTTCTCCAAGTCGCTCGAGGGCAAGGAGCGCTACATCTTCGAGCACCGGCTCATCTCGGACGAGCCGCTCACGCTCCAGGACATCGGCGACAAGTACGGGGTGAGCCGCGAGCGGGCCCGGCAGATCGAGGCCGCGCTCATCAACCGGATGCGCGAGTACATGCGCGAGCACATCCCGGACTTCGACCTGGTGGCGGTGCCCAAGAGCTAG
- a CDS encoding DEAD/DEAH box helicase: MSDIDTPEQPGNTAEASSRPAEYVADVSFDDLNLSEPLRRGIAERGYTHPTPVQAKAFRPVMDGRDLIVRSKTGTGKTAAFGMPLIEKLSAEDKRVRALILCPTRELALQVSEELTTLGKYKGVRVAAIYGGASMKQQEDALEEGTQIIVGTPGRVFDHINRGNLKLDGCTHAVLDEADEMLNQGFYEEVTRILDRLPKDRQVLLFSATVPTDIQNLIARYTTNAETLLLSGDVFTVEHIHHVRYDVSDAFPKPRNLIYVLEAEEPSNAIIFCNTRDDTALVTAVLNRNGFDADLLNGDLPQKERERVMGKVKRGEVAFMVATDIAARGIDISGLEYVINYSLPEDPAVYLHRVGRTGRIGNKGTAINLFSGRELATYTTLEKKFGIKFEKKEMPAPEEAMRLWAERHVREIREAASGAIFEGFLPLAAQLKGRADADDLISFLLKYFFSRLRMEKAQAGEQAGEAPAARPPEPRRKERGERPERERPPRREERERPPRRDERRAEPAGESRREDRGDKRRRERPERGPSRLDAAAGEVKLWINLGTEDGLGPGSIVTALEEAGAPANKVLRADLKPGFAYVFVAEEDLAAFEALSGKPYKEKTLKVEKSRPRGERDPNRPPPSPDAGPGEAKLRFNLGTDDGLDEVKFIAALEAAGAPAGKVNKALLRGHYGYAYVPESEAQAFEALDGKSHGDKAIKVDKHRPRGTRERPPRPERSERTETPEVPGQARLWVGLGRSDVADEAALTTALESLGAPAGKVQRVELKPSYAYVFVADEDVAAFEALQGKPHNDKPLKLERARRK; this comes from the coding sequence ATGAGTGACATCGATACCCCGGAGCAGCCGGGAAACACTGCCGAAGCCTCGTCCCGCCCCGCCGAGTACGTGGCGGACGTCAGCTTCGATGACCTGAACCTTTCCGAGCCCCTGCGGCGCGGCATCGCCGAGCGCGGCTACACCCACCCCACGCCCGTCCAGGCCAAGGCCTTCCGGCCCGTCATGGACGGCAGGGATCTCATCGTGCGCAGCAAGACCGGCACGGGCAAGACGGCCGCCTTCGGCATGCCCCTGATCGAGAAGCTGTCGGCGGAGGACAAGCGCGTGCGCGCCCTCATCCTCTGCCCCACGCGCGAGCTGGCGCTCCAGGTGTCCGAGGAGCTCACCACCCTGGGCAAGTACAAGGGCGTGCGCGTGGCGGCCATCTATGGCGGCGCCTCCATGAAGCAGCAGGAGGACGCGCTCGAGGAGGGCACGCAGATCATCGTCGGCACGCCGGGCCGGGTGTTCGACCACATCAACCGCGGCAACCTCAAGCTCGACGGCTGCACCCACGCGGTGCTCGACGAGGCCGACGAGATGCTCAACCAGGGCTTCTACGAGGAGGTCACCCGCATCCTCGACCGGCTTCCCAAGGACCGGCAGGTGCTGCTCTTCAGCGCCACCGTCCCCACGGACATCCAGAACCTCATCGCGCGCTACACCACCAACGCGGAGACGCTGCTGCTCTCCGGCGACGTGTTCACCGTCGAGCACATCCACCACGTGCGCTACGACGTGTCGGACGCGTTCCCCAAGCCGCGCAACCTCATCTACGTGCTGGAGGCCGAGGAGCCCAGCAACGCCATCATCTTCTGCAACACCCGGGATGACACGGCGCTGGTGACCGCGGTGCTCAACCGCAACGGCTTCGACGCGGACCTGCTCAACGGAGACCTGCCGCAGAAGGAGCGCGAGCGGGTGATGGGCAAGGTGAAGCGGGGCGAGGTGGCCTTCATGGTGGCCACGGACATCGCCGCGCGCGGCATCGACATCTCCGGCCTCGAGTACGTCATCAACTACTCGCTGCCCGAGGACCCGGCCGTCTACCTGCACCGCGTGGGCCGCACCGGCCGCATCGGCAACAAGGGCACCGCCATCAACCTCTTCTCCGGCCGCGAGCTGGCCACGTACACCACGCTGGAGAAGAAGTTCGGCATCAAGTTCGAGAAGAAGGAGATGCCCGCGCCCGAGGAGGCCATGCGCCTGTGGGCCGAGCGCCACGTGCGGGAGATCCGCGAGGCCGCCTCCGGCGCCATCTTCGAGGGCTTCCTGCCCCTGGCCGCCCAGCTCAAGGGCCGCGCGGACGCGGATGACCTCATCTCCTTCCTGCTCAAGTACTTCTTCAGCCGCCTGCGCATGGAGAAGGCCCAGGCCGGTGAGCAGGCCGGCGAGGCCCCGGCCGCCCGGCCGCCCGAGCCCCGCCGCAAGGAGCGCGGTGAGCGCCCCGAGCGCGAGCGTCCTCCCCGCCGCGAGGAGCGCGAGCGGCCCCCGCGCCGGGACGAGCGCCGCGCGGAGCCCGCGGGTGAGTCGCGCCGGGAGGACCGGGGCGACAAGCGCCGCCGGGAGCGCCCCGAGCGGGGCCCCTCGCGCCTGGACGCCGCCGCGGGCGAGGTGAAGCTGTGGATCAACCTGGGCACCGAGGACGGCCTCGGGCCTGGCAGCATCGTCACCGCGCTGGAGGAGGCGGGTGCGCCGGCCAACAAGGTGCTGCGCGCCGACCTCAAGCCCGGCTTCGCCTACGTCTTCGTCGCCGAGGAGGACCTGGCGGCCTTCGAGGCGCTGAGCGGCAAGCCGTACAAGGAGAAGACGCTCAAGGTGGAGAAGAGCCGGCCGCGCGGCGAGCGCGATCCGAACCGGCCGCCGCCCTCCCCCGACGCGGGTCCCGGCGAGGCGAAGCTGCGCTTCAACCTGGGCACGGACGACGGTCTGGACGAGGTGAAGTTCATCGCCGCCCTGGAGGCCGCCGGTGCTCCCGCGGGCAAGGTGAACAAGGCGCTCCTGCGTGGCCACTACGGCTACGCCTACGTGCCCGAGTCCGAGGCACAGGCCTTCGAGGCGCTCGACGGCAAGTCCCACGGGGACAAGGCCATCAAGGTGGACAAGCACCGGCCCCGCGGCACCCGCGAGCGCCCGCCCCGCCCCGAGCGGAGCGAGCGCACCGAGACGCCCGAGGTGCCCGGCCAGGCGCGCCTCTGGGTGGGCCTGGGCCGCTCCGACGTCGCGGACGAGGCCGCCCTCACCACCGCCCTGGAGTCGCTCGGCGCCCCGGCGGGCAAGGTGCAGCGCGTGGAGCTCAAGCCCTCCTACGCCTACGTCTTCGTCGCCGACGAGGACGTGGCCGCCTTCGAGGCGCTCCAGGGCAAGCCCCACAACGACAAGCCGCTCAAGCTGGAGCGGGCCCGGCGCAAGTAG
- a CDS encoding nucleotidyltransferase produces the protein MSDIDTQRAGQDTTQAQDEQSKRPSKAPPPMQADQRTPIERGAHLLALSTLKNAEIPFVVAGAYALHVYTGIYRSTKDLDIFLKREHVQRAMEALSSMSFQTKMHDPVWIAKAYANDEYFADLIFSSGNGVAVVDDLWIDRAQSGIVHGLPILVAPPEDIIWSKAFVCERERFDGTDINHLILARGKQMDWKHLMMRFEPHWEVLLAHVTFYRFSYPGQRDHVPQWVWEELLDRARRQENEPDKKKLCRGMLIAQGQYRVDVEHWNYTDARMEEVPTFRDYKKP, from the coding sequence ATGAGCGACATCGACACCCAGAGGGCTGGGCAGGACACTACGCAAGCACAGGACGAGCAGTCGAAGCGGCCCAGCAAGGCGCCTCCGCCGATGCAGGCGGACCAACGCACGCCCATCGAGCGGGGCGCGCACCTGCTGGCCCTGAGCACGCTCAAGAACGCGGAGATTCCCTTCGTGGTCGCGGGCGCCTACGCGCTGCATGTCTATACGGGCATCTATCGCAGCACCAAGGACCTGGACATCTTCCTCAAGCGCGAGCACGTGCAGCGCGCCATGGAAGCCCTGTCGAGCATGTCCTTCCAGACGAAGATGCACGACCCCGTGTGGATCGCCAAGGCGTACGCCAACGACGAGTACTTCGCCGACCTCATCTTCAGCTCGGGCAACGGGGTGGCGGTGGTGGATGACCTGTGGATCGACCGGGCCCAGTCCGGCATCGTCCACGGCCTGCCCATCCTCGTGGCGCCCCCCGAGGACATCATCTGGTCCAAGGCCTTCGTCTGCGAGCGCGAGCGCTTCGATGGCACGGACATCAACCACCTCATCCTCGCGCGCGGCAAGCAGATGGACTGGAAGCACCTGATGATGCGCTTCGAGCCGCATTGGGAAGTGCTCCTGGCCCACGTCACATTCTACCGCTTCAGCTACCCGGGCCAGCGCGACCACGTGCCGCAATGGGTCTGGGAGGAATTGCTCGACCGGGCGCGCCGCCAGGAGAACGAGCCGGACAAGAAGAAGCTCTGCCGGGGCATGCTCATCGCCCAGGGCCAGTACCGCGTGGACGTCGAGCACTGGAACTACACCGATGCCCGCATGGAAGAGGTGCCCACGTTCCGCGACTACAAGAAGCCCTGA
- a CDS encoding MBL fold metallo-hydrolase, translating into MPLSLHRGVSLAVLASARTEAEHHEDLGCSIQGPTSRPVRRAQLALKQQLAKLGPERALREARALVRWLEDTPRYAALCTGGRRRLGRRPVRHEVLFPDATRHTPRVLHLRKEEQGLDFPVKAREWPALAELFATLAHGATPAELRALSALPAAGELLADLSAAGWLVRHEAPVEVPTPGALFVGHNTVLVASAQARVLVDPYFRPAHPLDGADYQPMQPRDIGRVDAVVITHSHGDHFHLGSLLHLPRDIRIFVPTVARESLFSTDCALRLRQLGYTRVEPLRWGEERQVGDITVRALPFHGEQPTDGEGLYPGLFNEGNTWLLRAPGFSAAFFADAGHDVRGDMEGVCRALREEAPVDVLFCGVRGFRLEPLFFGYTTLDAYLVDVPEDALTRPQRLMAGPEEALRYGELLGARYVVPCADGGAPWYWREGMGPRYPGYPGEPVSGASTRDENPDADPYPERLEEVRRRERHGPRALLLRPGEALAWRGRKSPERLQYPGFQWPFGPPPEPGNG; encoded by the coding sequence ATGCCGCTCTCCCTTCATCGCGGTGTCAGCCTCGCCGTGCTCGCCTCCGCCCGCACCGAGGCCGAGCACCATGAGGACCTGGGCTGCAGCATCCAGGGCCCCACCTCCCGCCCCGTGCGCCGGGCCCAGCTCGCGCTCAAGCAACAACTCGCGAAGCTCGGCCCCGAGCGCGCCCTGCGCGAGGCACGTGCCCTCGTCCGCTGGCTCGAGGACACGCCCCGCTACGCCGCGCTGTGCACCGGCGGCCGCCGCCGTCTGGGCCGACGCCCCGTGCGGCACGAGGTGCTCTTTCCCGACGCCACCCGGCACACGCCCCGCGTGCTGCACCTGCGCAAGGAGGAGCAGGGGCTCGACTTCCCCGTGAAGGCGCGCGAGTGGCCCGCGCTCGCCGAGCTCTTCGCGACGCTGGCACACGGAGCGACTCCCGCCGAGCTGCGGGCCCTGTCGGCGCTGCCCGCCGCGGGCGAGCTGCTCGCGGACCTGTCCGCCGCGGGCTGGCTCGTGCGCCACGAGGCGCCGGTGGAGGTGCCCACGCCGGGCGCGCTCTTCGTCGGCCACAACACCGTGCTGGTGGCGAGCGCCCAGGCGCGCGTCCTCGTGGACCCGTACTTCCGCCCCGCGCACCCGTTGGATGGGGCGGACTACCAGCCCATGCAGCCCAGGGACATCGGGCGGGTGGACGCGGTCGTCATCACCCACTCGCATGGGGACCACTTCCACCTGGGCTCGCTGCTGCACCTGCCGCGCGACATACGCATCTTCGTGCCCACGGTGGCGCGCGAGAGCCTCTTCTCCACCGACTGCGCCCTGCGGCTTCGGCAACTGGGCTACACCCGGGTGGAGCCGCTGCGCTGGGGCGAGGAGCGCCAGGTGGGGGACATCACCGTGCGCGCCCTGCCCTTCCACGGCGAGCAGCCCACGGATGGCGAGGGCCTGTACCCGGGGCTCTTCAACGAGGGGAACACGTGGCTCTTGCGCGCGCCGGGCTTCTCCGCGGCCTTCTTCGCCGACGCGGGGCATGACGTGCGCGGAGACATGGAGGGCGTGTGCCGCGCGCTGCGCGAGGAAGCGCCCGTGGACGTCCTCTTCTGCGGGGTGCGCGGCTTCCGGCTCGAGCCGCTCTTCTTCGGCTACACCACGCTGGACGCCTACCTCGTCGACGTGCCCGAGGACGCGCTCACCCGGCCCCAGCGGCTCATGGCCGGCCCCGAGGAGGCGCTGCGCTACGGCGAGCTGCTCGGCGCGCGCTACGTGGTGCCCTGCGCGGATGGCGGCGCCCCGTGGTACTGGCGCGAGGGCATGGGCCCGCGCTACCCCGGCTATCCGGGCGAGCCCGTGAGCGGCGCCAGCACCCGGGACGAGAACCCGGACGCGGACCCCTACCCCGAGCGGCTGGAAGAGGTGCGCCGGCGGGAGCGGCACGGGCCCCGTGCCCTGCTGCTGCGTCCCGGCGAGGCGCTGGCGTGGCGGGGCCGCAAGTCCCCCGAGCGCCTCCAGTACCCCGGCTTCCAGTGGCCCTTCGGCCCTCCTCCCGAGCCGGGAAACGGCTGA
- a CDS encoding DUF6683 family protein encodes MRSVYRKVAVLATVCALGSGVWPAVARPLSAYREYDSGVFAGGGFKLSLPGKGREDVSREKSSGRAGEEAIPPELLPLSVSSFRTVGNPIMPKRVAEAVAGLDKEERRQLEASLMLLLRQYEQQLDRDDDFRLKNNLAGSFNFLFGAAYSVLKEGRALSPEQRESMLRQLNAGFALRLKEQRLSDREKQELYESAVLSGSIILGLYTEGRDTRQPALQRTARELARELLTRLMGLSIEQVRTEGDSVRIN; translated from the coding sequence ATGAGAAGTGTTTACAGGAAGGTCGCCGTCCTCGCGACGGTGTGCGCCCTGGGCAGCGGGGTGTGGCCCGCGGTTGCCCGGCCCCTGAGTGCCTACCGCGAGTACGACAGCGGGGTGTTCGCGGGCGGTGGCTTCAAGCTCTCCCTTCCGGGGAAGGGCCGCGAGGACGTCTCGCGCGAGAAGTCGTCGGGCCGCGCTGGGGAAGAGGCCATTCCCCCCGAGTTGCTGCCGCTGTCGGTGTCGTCGTTTCGCACCGTGGGCAACCCCATCATGCCCAAGCGGGTGGCGGAGGCCGTTGCCGGCCTGGACAAGGAGGAGCGCCGGCAGCTCGAGGCGTCCCTGATGCTGCTGCTCAGGCAGTACGAGCAGCAGCTCGATCGCGATGATGATTTCCGCCTGAAGAACAACCTGGCGGGCTCCTTCAACTTCCTCTTCGGCGCCGCCTACAGCGTGCTCAAGGAAGGCCGGGCGCTCAGCCCCGAGCAGCGCGAGAGCATGCTGCGGCAGCTCAACGCCGGCTTCGCCCTGCGGCTCAAGGAGCAGCGGCTGTCGGATCGGGAGAAGCAGGAGCTGTACGAGTCCGCCGTGCTCTCGGGCTCGATCATCCTCGGGCTCTACACGGAGGGGCGGGACACGCGCCAGCCGGCGCTGCAGCGCACGGCGCGCGAGCTGGCGCGCGAGCTGTTGACGCGGCTCATGGGCCTGTCCATCGAGCAGGTGCGCACCGAGGGCGACTCGGTGCGGATCAACTAG
- a CDS encoding RICIN domain-containing protein yields MPSIGVARGISIVSRMNRWGRTGLALSLGMALGCSGADEARTYEGELRMFAVDHADGTHRMGYGLRTADGQNFELSFDAEPSARPGDRVIVRGQPALEERVSSEHPGQVGEKLEVRSIDVIESETEGLSTSRDAIVGGTPRTIRVAILPLVFPGSTAAITTTTARQRLDTVTAYYKEISYGIWNVQGDALAPLNMARPANCNLDTISNAARAAAQSQGINLSAYAHVGFVIPNNSGLANCACGLAWVGRPPAAGNSFGDGSLYTCTDPNAFAHEFGHGFGLGHASTARCGTGAAYRRSPYANCSPDEYGNRFNTMGGGLGHMNAFQKSTMLWLDKCNNVRVTRDATYDLVPIQSASNGIQSLQIPTGDTVDNQPLHFWVEYRNPALASYNAGPDGAPEVNPGVHVDIAQDFRSSNGNRNPLLLDLAPNYPNTHRDPRLTAGRTFSDPDGRVSITVVSQSSDKATVRVTFPGGGSGTNTCSDGTLPGGGTPPGPQDGSIVRFVAKHSGKCLDVNNSGTTNGTPIQQYTCNNSNAQAFRLKAINGGFSLVNVNSGKCVDVPNSSTADGALLQLYECNSSGAQVFKLNDVGGGAYSIVNANSGKCVDVVDVSLDDWARVHQWTYVGGANQQWTIQ; encoded by the coding sequence ATGCCTTCGATTGGCGTGGCACGAGGTATTTCCATTGTTTCGCGCATGAATCGCTGGGGCCGGACGGGCCTGGCCCTGAGCCTGGGCATGGCCCTGGGGTGCTCGGGCGCGGACGAGGCGCGGACGTACGAGGGCGAGCTGCGGATGTTCGCGGTGGACCACGCGGACGGCACCCACCGCATGGGGTACGGCCTGCGGACCGCGGATGGCCAGAACTTCGAGCTGTCCTTCGACGCGGAGCCGTCCGCGCGGCCGGGGGATCGCGTCATCGTCCGGGGCCAGCCCGCCCTGGAGGAGCGCGTCAGCAGTGAGCATCCGGGACAGGTCGGCGAGAAACTCGAGGTGCGGTCCATCGACGTGATCGAGTCCGAGACCGAGGGCCTCTCGACGTCGCGGGACGCCATCGTGGGCGGCACCCCGAGGACCATCCGGGTCGCCATCCTCCCCCTGGTCTTCCCCGGCAGCACGGCGGCCATCACCACCACCACGGCCCGGCAGCGCCTGGACACGGTCACCGCGTACTACAAGGAGATCTCCTACGGCATCTGGAACGTCCAGGGAGACGCCCTGGCGCCCCTGAACATGGCGAGGCCCGCCAACTGCAACCTGGACACCATCAGCAACGCGGCGCGCGCGGCCGCGCAGAGCCAGGGCATCAACCTGAGCGCCTATGCCCACGTGGGCTTCGTGATTCCCAACAACTCGGGCCTCGCCAACTGTGCCTGTGGGCTCGCGTGGGTGGGCCGGCCTCCGGCGGCGGGCAACTCGTTCGGGGATGGCAGCCTGTACACGTGCACGGACCCCAATGCCTTCGCGCACGAATTCGGCCATGGCTTTGGCCTGGGCCACGCGTCCACGGCGCGCTGCGGCACCGGCGCCGCGTACCGCCGCTCCCCCTACGCCAACTGCAGCCCCGATGAGTACGGCAACCGCTTCAACACCATGGGCGGCGGGCTGGGGCACATGAACGCCTTCCAGAAGTCCACCATGCTGTGGCTGGACAAGTGCAACAACGTCCGCGTCACGCGCGACGCCACGTATGACCTGGTGCCCATCCAGAGCGCCTCCAACGGCATCCAGTCCCTGCAGATCCCCACCGGCGACACGGTGGACAACCAGCCGCTCCACTTCTGGGTGGAGTACCGCAATCCCGCGCTCGCCTCCTACAACGCGGGGCCGGATGGGGCCCCCGAGGTCAACCCGGGCGTGCACGTCGACATCGCCCAGGACTTCCGCTCGAGCAACGGCAACCGCAACCCGCTCCTGCTGGACCTGGCGCCCAACTACCCCAACACCCACCGCGATCCCCGCCTCACCGCGGGCCGCACCTTCAGCGACCCTGATGGCCGCGTGAGCATCACCGTCGTCTCGCAGAGCAGCGACAAGGCCACCGTGCGCGTCACCTTCCCCGGCGGCGGCTCGGGGACGAACACGTGCAGCGACGGCACGCTCCCCGGCGGCGGCACCCCGCCCGGTCCCCAGGACGGCTCCATCGTGCGCTTCGTCGCCAAGCACAGCGGCAAGTGCCTGGACGTGAACAACTCGGGCACCACCAATGGCACCCCCATCCAGCAGTACACCTGCAACAACAGCAACGCCCAGGCCTTCCGCCTGAAGGCGATCAACGGGGGCTTCAGCCTCGTGAACGTCAACAGCGGCAAGTGCGTCGACGTGCCCAACTCCAGCACCGCGGATGGCGCCCTCTTGCAGCTCTATGAGTGCAACAGCTCGGGCGCCCAGGTGTTCAAGCTGAACGACGTCGGCGGCGGCGCCTACTCCATCGTCAACGCCAACAGCGGCAAGTGCGTCGATGTCGTTGACGTCTCGCTCGACGACTGGGCCCGCGTCCACCAGTGGACCTACGTGGGCGGCGCCAACCAGCAGTGGACGATCCAGTAG